The Ectothiorhodospiraceae bacterium 2226 region GCCCTCGCGCTGCAGGAAGGCGACGAAATCGCTGACGTGGGCGGCGAGGCGGTGGTTGCCCTCGCGGCCGAGGCCCACGTTCAGGTACTCGCCCTTGCGAAACACCCAGGCATAGCCCTTCAGGTCGCGACAGAAATACAGCTCGGGCACCGCCCCGCGCACCGGGCTCGCGGCGGCCTGGGCCGGGCTCAGCCGAAACTCGACCTCCTGCGCCGCGATCACCATCTCGCTGCGCCCGAGGTCGGCGCCCAGCGCGCGCGCCACCGGGCAGAAGTGGCCGCCCGCCCCCACCAGCAGCGGCGCGCGCAGGTGCTCATTCACCACCCAGACACCTCCGTCGCGCCGCAGCGACTTGACCGCGGTGTCCAGGTGCAGCTCGGCGCCGCAGCGCGCCAGTAGGTAGTGATCGAACTCGCAGCGCCGGATGCCGTAACTCACCACCTCGCCATAGTCGCTCTCGCTCATGCGCCCGCCCAGCATGCCCACGCGAAAGCCGGTAATGGGCTGCAACACGTGCCCGCTGCCGTAGTCCTCGAGGTCCAGCGCGAGCTCCTGCACCACGGCCGGGGTGATCCAGCCGGCGCAGACCTTGTCGCGCGGGAAGCGGCGCTTGTCCACGATGCCCACGCGCAGCCCGCTACCGCGCAGACGCCACGCCAGGGTGGAGCCCGCCGGGCCGCCGCCCACGATCAGCACGTCGAGCTCGGTCGTGCTCATACGCCACTCTCCGCGTACACATGTCGGCGGGTGGCCGGCACCTCGTTGTCATGGGCGCGGGCGAAGGCCACCTGGAAGAGCTGCAGCTCGCCACTGGCGAACGCGGCCGCCGAACCGACGAGGTACAGGCGCCAGGCGCGCACGAAACCCTCGTCGAACATCTCGCGCA contains the following coding sequences:
- a CDS encoding NAD(P)/FAD-dependent oxidoreductase, producing MSTTELDVLIVGGGPAGSTLAWRLRGSGLRVGIVDKRRFPRDKVCAGWITPAVVQELALDLEDYGSGHVLQPITGFRVGMLGGRMSESDYGEVVSYGIRRCEFDHYLLARCGAELHLDTAVKSLRRDGGVWVVNEHLRAPLLVGAGGHFCPVARALGADLGRSEMVIAAQEVEFRLSPAQAAASPVRGAVPELYFCRDLKGYAWVFRKGEYLNVGLGREGNHRLAAHVSDFVAFLQREGRIPADAPSRFSGHAYLLYPSAPRPLTGEGALLIGDAAGLAYPQSGEGIRPAVESALLAAEAIAAAPEPAATDLAAYARAMTARFGPRQSKPAVSGALPPGLKTYLGGKLLGTRWFTRRVVMDRWFLHTHQAPLDAA